In the Plasmodium chabaudi chabaudi strain AS genome assembly, chromosome: 13 genome, one interval contains:
- a CDS encoding cytochrome c oxidase subunit ApiCOX25, putative, with protein MTCIRDNVLQKALKNGINFNSNIFRDIHEKCGNKVFSKSFMTYNNYLKNASPCHKAAFTSANINTNNLLFQTNLIKYFSTSPIQKGKINKNDISSDYSKNNLSILQNPNVLVLFDKNAPETIGQKVYRYLDITGFLTRYNNRKEWILDLDPYTRLSAVMLTEYERKLIIFLKFHVYLLFVICMYLWYHAQVHFTMKPPCPKPYAYGHLDGRKRDFTWHGKLFFIYPKTRCKECRWLDIQCKKECFDKLKQEGHKFFINNGDPLSVPKTVLYPPHFH; from the coding sequence ATGACGTGTATACGAGATAATGTGCTACAGAaagctttaaaaaatggaataaattttaactCTAATATTTTTCGAGATATACATGAGAAATGTGGAAATAAGgtattttcaaaatcgTTTATGACATATAATAACTATTTAAAGAATGCCTCCCCTTGCCACAAAGCAGCTTTCACTTCcgcaaatataaatacaaataatttgttatttcaaacaaatttaataaaatatttttcaacatCACCTATTCAGAAAggcaaaataaataaaaacgatATATCATCTGATTATtcaaaaaacaatttatcAATTCTTCAAAATCCAAATGTATTAGTATtgtttgataaaaatgcgCCCGAAACAATTGGACAAAAAGTTTACAGATATTTAGATATAACTGGTTTTCTTACaagatataataatagaaaaGAATGGATTCTTGATTTAGATCCATATACTAGGTTATCAGCCGTTATGCTAACAGAGTATGAAAGGAagttaattatatttttaaaattccATGTGtacttattatttgtaatatGCATGTACTTATGGTACCATGCACAAGTTCATTTCACTATGAAACCGCCCTGCCCCAAACCATATGCATATGGACATCTAGATGGAAGAAAAAGAGATTTTACATGGCAcggaaaattattttttatttacccAAAGACTCGATGTAAAGAGTGTAGATGGTTAGATATTCAATGCAAAAAAGAATGCTTTgacaaattaaaacaagaaggtcataaattttttatcaataatGGGGATCCTTTATCGGTTCCTAAAACTGTATTATATCCACCACACTTTCACTAG
- a CDS encoding conserved oligomeric Golgi complex subunit 6, putative → MNIKINNDLDFNASCDKYKEEFENLKSYKSSFNKYDVLYNDIDIESKELKEYKDRIQMISDDSFTLFEDIKIKLENFNKLNEEKENIISQCCEMTKGVVDEISKLKAKKFNIQKKEIICERILEEYSLSPLCYNNLTDIKISLNMEFFEHLKQFEYTKESIAKLLNENSSDKLGKFYSKHYNKILNKACKKICLHVIREDNKLYITNTNFIDLLLFPNNEEHENKKNMIKNHMDNFSPLTKLCYKIITENIEYFNICLNNFVHLKKKLLAKKYNYLISNKDKLYLSTSPEVVDIKYDSLENFKYFFSVVYYLITLEDIFFRILLLFNFDNKNDTFLYISAHIENMHNSLYNISDTLFVLYKQFIETNINICPKSYQFYYKLFHILDAFVFKLKQFQNSYDGDQEIRKLISKYSIEAFKYNVNINYDENNHMDTPNLRTRNSFLYSTTDKTSHYNKMNKNMNENNYYIDSLNQSSTIKLQDTKHETDNDTNKRETAEKRDDKYQLEYDEENDEISSSFIEKNEDNNLTPKDAKEKNESNTKGAKKDNSEIINKLNEKKNSLEKYNCKILNYTQKIQKKIENEFIALWQQDVVTFYINNIKKIENNYFDNSRLYIKKILNSLNDLYSIYKNSVLFNTNNKDQNFQNVLDITINPLINNSLKYKNQSGEADYHIFIINIFIFIQENIKSFEGSTKYCDLLTIIINEQKEKILHFEKDNLISYLKIDKINKKIKPNNLEETKSIIDNFYKFVFSENFNNFNIINQIESNEFKDNIKLEIFRHIYKEYESIYEIYLNDGILIYTPNQIKEVFLKNYDP, encoded by the coding sequence atgaatataaaaataaataacgaCCTCGATTTTAATGCAAGTtgtgataaatataaagaagaGTTCGAGAATTTGAAAAGCTACAAAAGCAGCttcaataaatatgatgtactatataatgatatagaCATAGAGTCAAAAGAACTCAAAGAATACAAGGATAGGATACAAATGATAAGTGACGATTCATTTACACTTTTTGAAGATATCAAAATTAAGttagaaaattttaataagttAAACgaagaaaaggaaaatataatttcccAATGTTGTGAAATGACTAAAGGGGTTGTAGATGAAATAAGTAAAttaaaagcaaaaaaatttaatattcaaaaaaaggaaataatttGTGAGAGGATTTTAGAAGAATATAGTTTAAGCCCCTTatgttataataatttaacagacataaaaatatcattaaaTATGGAATTTTTTGAACACTTAAAACAATTTGAATACACAAAAGAAAGTATagcaaaattattaaatgagAATTCATCTGATAAATTGGGTAAATTTTACTCAAaacattataataaaattttgaataaagcttgtaaaaaaatatgtttacaTGTTATTAGGGAAGATAATAAACTTTATATAACgaatacaaattttattgatttattattatttcctaataatgaagaacatgagaataaaaaaaatatgataaaaaatcatatgGACAATTTTTCTCCACTAACTAAATtatgttataaaattattaccgaaaatatagaatactttaatatttgtctaaacaattttgtacacttaaaaaaaaaattgctagctaaaaaatataattatttaataagtaACAAGGATAAGTTATATCTAAGCACAAGTCCCGAAGTAGtagatataaaatatgattctttagaaaattttaaatattttttttctgttgTATATTATCTTATAACTTTAGAagacatattttttcgaatattattgttatttaattttgataataaaaatgacacatttttatatatatccgcacatattgaaaatatgcACAACAGTTTATACAACATAAGTGATactttatttgttttatataaacaatttattgaaacgaatataaatatatgcccTAAAAGTTATCAATTCTATTATAagttatttcatatattagatgcttttgtttttaaattaaagcAGTTTCAAAATAGTTATGATGGTGATCAAGAAATTAGAAAActtatatcaaaatattcCATAGAagcatttaaatataatgttaatataaattatgacGAAAATAATCACATGGACACACCGAATTTAAGAACACGAaattcctttttatatagCACCACTGATAAAACATCccattataataaaatgaataaaaacatgaacgaaaataattattacataGATTCGTTAAATCAAAGTAGTACTATAAAACTACAAGACACTAAACATGAAACTGATAatgatacaaataaaagagAAACTGCAGAAAAAAGAGATGATAAGTATCAGTTAGAATATGAcgaagaaaatgatgagaTAAGTTCCTCATTTATTGAAAAGAAtgaagataataatttaacacCCAAAGATGCgaaggaaaaaaatgaaagtaATACAAAAGGTGctaaaaaagataatagtgaaataattaataaattaaatgaaaaaaaaaatagtttagaaaaatataattgtaaaatattaaattacaCTCAAAaaatccaaaaaaaaatcgaaaatgaatttattgCATTATGGCAACAAGATGTTgtaacattttatataaataatatcaaaaaaatagaaaacaattattttgataattcaagactttacataaaaaaaatcttGAATTCTCTAAATGATCTATACTcgatatataaaaacagtGTGTTATTTAACACCAATAATAAGgatcaaaattttcaaaatgtgCTTGATATTACCATTAATccattaataaataattccttaaaatataaaaaccaAAGTGGTGAAGCTgattatcatatatttattataaatatatttatatttatacaagaaaatattaaatcatTTGAAGGGTCAACAAAATACTGTGATTTGttaactattattattaatgaacaaaaagaaaaaatattacattttGAAAAAGACAATTTAATAAGTTATTTAAAGAtagataaaattaataaaaagataaaacCAAACAATTTAGAAGAAACAAAATCCATTAtagataatttttataaatttgttttttctgaaaactttaataattttaatattataaaccAAATCGAATCCAATGAATTCAaggataatataaaattagaaatatttcgtcatatatataaagaatatgaaagtatttatgaaatatatttaaatgatgGCATACTAATTTATACACCtaatcaaataaaagaagttttcttaaaaaattatgacccttaa
- a CDS encoding mediator of RNA polymerase II transcription subunit 4, putative — protein MTYTYKNTETPFHEIVLTIKERIEKHDISKWENIVKPEDEHKYNEYFENFLKKEDEANPETCQKNIEEEDCNHDENETNDKIPYHYNINNEFFDNINNRERFYFLLNIKDMMETTWLLVQKRLEGIDLEESSEPVNVQELIKYSKQISDTTCAPPECNNINDSLIHHEYYPNYHFLNFVNIEEIHLSKLFQLQKYSKVCFPPIITIREDNNNNNRIIIDITCSTPKTTIYYKINDDIKESIYDTNNKPIINKKKKVYIYAWSIRPGYMKSRVSCISKAYLVDEQNDSLAQGDIDNEQSQHSLDSSKSASAKKAPEKSNKTTNVFKSLGFLLSRKKEAASDNSSDEKSSSN, from the coding sequence ATGacgtatacatataaaaataccgAAACCCCATTTCACGAAATAGTATTAACCATAAAGGAACGAATCGAAAAACATGATATAAGTAAATGGGAAAATATTGTCAAGCCAGAAGATGAGCACAAGTACAATGAATATTTTGAGAATTTCCTTAAGAAAGAAGATGAAGCGAATCCTGAAACTtgccaaaaaaatatagaagaaGAAGACTGTAATCacgatgaaaatgaaacaaatgataaaataccataccattataatataaataatgaattttttgataatataaataataggGAAAGgttttactttttattaaatataaaggaTATGATGGAAACTACTTGGTTACTTGTGCAAAAAAGGTTAGAAGGTATTGATTTAGAAGAATCTTCAGAACCAGTAAATGTACaagaattaataaaatattcaaaacaAATATCAGATACTACATGTGCGCCACCTGAAtgcaataatataaatgatagtCTAATTCATCATGAATATTATCcaaattatcattttttaaattttgtcAATATTGAAGAAATccatttatcaaaattatttcaactacaaaaatatagtaaAGTATGTTTTCCTCCTATTATTACAATAAGAGAagataacaataataacaataggATAATTATTGATATTACATGTTCAACACCAAAGActacaatatattataaaataaatgatgatataaaagAGAGCATATATGATACTAATAATAAACCAatcattaataaaaagaagaaagtatatatatatgcttggTCAATAAGACCAGGGTATATGAAATCGAGAGTTTCGTGTATTTCTAAAGCATATTTAGTTGatgaacaaaatgataGCCTAGCACAAGGCGACATTGATAATGAACAATCACAGCATTCTTTAGATTCTTCTAAATCTGCTAGCGCTAAAAAGGCTCCTGAAAAATCTAATAAAACTAcaaatgtatttaaaagCTTAGGATTTTTATTAAGCAGGAAAAAAGAAGCAGCTTCAGATAACTCATCCGATGAAAAGTCATCGTCAAATTAA
- a CDS encoding ribonuclease Z, putative yields the protein MEVYIQMIGWHKLAIPSSLRLFVNGEFTLINCGENNQRFLNEHKMHIARIKNICFTKISPETIGGLIGLLLTIDNISDNAISIYGPKPIERIINNFTSSFAKIKNLKITIHEISDNNIFPIILKGNVIITPILLNKQNVIATNQETDTIQNCEQPVLDKRKKMNEVSNTYDKESNNLYKNKNGEIEEKFSPDEANSNCLKKRKLDIPEMERDETYEGKTEIVNDNNDNVKIEKSNSNTMKSTEIDKNSNMKQCIFYLIECPQTIGKFHVEKAQKLNIPPGKYYGMLKSGKSVTINNKIINPEDVCDKNIDGKKSLIIDLSDTEYIDYVITEIKNKENFYLNNLEYIFHLSDEKILSNKTYKDYFLKLKNIKNIKCNQSNSSLKICPFISSSSLTNILSKLMPNIFLKYKPDDPIYELSSKTLNNYDDEKSSNSSKSANNDSNSIPNGNFKNETECINSDNSFKNEDRIAKIEENTNQNSDQQVINSNESKEEYTTYLSYNTLTKFVLHPFHKINICTDEMLTDLYPSTFNSSKFSNFTQENDNLMKPILDFNKKLNDNATMLPSFHFLGTGCSIPSAFRNVSGIILNIQKDFSVILDFGEGSLYQLYWISKSWIQFTESIKSIKVIFISHAHADHHVGIYYFLYIRKILFPHLNPPLILIPKTLKNWMNLFNELFLDIEMRIIYNENDLEIKEIISEDNFLTLHLFKVNHIKESYGIKLESKDIGSIVYSADTRPCDNVKRFAKDCNILIHEATFDDELLVEAINKKHSTIHEAMQISLDVNCQTLILTHFSQRYPKAPILNKSSSAEINEIMNKTIYSFDYMYIPLNLIKELPTCFNILLNLLEKIF from the exons ATGGAAGTCTACATTCAAATGATAGGGTGGCATAAACTGGCAATACCGTCTAGTTTGCGTTTATTTGTAAATGGAGAGTTTACACTAATTAATTGTGGGGAAAATAATCAAAGGTTTCTGAATGAAcataaaatgcatatagcgcgaataaagaatatatgttttacaaaaataagcCCTGAAACTATCGGGGGACTAATTGGTCTACTTTTAACAATAGATAATATTTCAGATAACGCTATTTCAATTTATGGCCCCAAACCAATAGAAcgaataattaataattttactaGCTCATttgcaaaaataaaaaatttgaaaataactATCCATGAAATTTcggataataatatattcccAATTATTCTAAAAGGAAATGTAATTATAACCCCAATTTTActtaataaacaaaatgtaATTGCCACAAATCAAGAAACAGACACAATTCAAAATTGTGAGCAACCTGTTCTcgataaaagaaaaaaaatgaatgaaGTAAGTAATACATATGATAAGgaatcaaataatttatataaaaacaaaaatggaGAAATAGAAGAAAAATTTTCTCCCGACGAAGCTAATTCGAATTGcttgaaaaaaagaaaattggATATACCTGAAATGGAACGTGACGAAACATATGAAGGTAAAACAGAAATAGtgaatgataataatgacaatgtgaaaattgaaaaatcaaataGCAATACCATGAAATCTACAGaaatagataaaaatagtaatatgaaacaatgtattttttatttaattgaaTGTCCACAAACTATTGGTAAATTTCATGTTGAAAAGGCACagaaattaaatattcctCCTGGGAAATATTACGGAATGCTAAAATCTGGAAAATCTGTtactataaataataaaataataaacccTGAAGATGTgtgtgataaaaatatagatggCAAAAAATCATTAATTATTGATTTATCAGATACTGAATATATAGATTATGTAATTACTGAGATTAagaataaagaaaatttttatttaaataatttagaatatatttttcatttgtctgatgaaaaaattttaagtaataaaacatacaaagattattttttaaaattgaagaatataaaaaatattaaatgcaACCAATCTAATAgttcattaaaaatatgcccttttatttcttcatcGTCATTAACCAATATCCTTTCAAAATTAATGccaaatattttcttaaaatataagcCAGATGACCCCATATATGAATTATCTTCAAAGACACtgaataattatgatgatgaaaaaagttCGAATTCATCTAAAAGCGCCAATAATGATAGCAATTCTATTCCCAATGggaattttaaaaatgaaacggAATGTATAAATTCCGACAATTCATTCAAGAATGAAGATAGAATTGCAaaaattgaagaaaatacGAATCAAAATAGTGATCAACAAGTAATAAATAGCAATGAGAGTAAAGAAGAATATACTACTTATTTGTCTTATAATACTTTGACAAAATTTGTTTTGCACccatttcataaaataaatatttgtacaGATGAAATGCTGACTGATTTATATCCATCTACTTTTAATTCTTccaaattttcaaattttacccaagaaaatgataatttaatgAAACCCATTTTggattttaataaaaaactaaATGATAATGCTACCATGTTGCcttcttttcattttcttggAACTGGATGCTCAATACCATCGGCATTTCGTAATGTATCTGgcattattttaaatattcaaaaagaTTTTAGCGTTATTTTAGATTTTGGGGAAGGGTCCTTATATCAACTATACTGGATAAGCAAATCATGGATTCAATTTACAGAATCCATAAAATCTATAAA aGTGATATTCATTTCTCATGCACACGCCGATCATCATGTAggaatttattatttcctaTACATAcggaaaattttatttccgCATTTAAATCCCCCATTGATATTAATTCCCAAAACATTAAAGAATTGgatgaatttatttaacGAATTATTTCTTGATATAGAAATGAggattatttataatgaaaacGATTTAGagataaaagaaataattagtgaagataattttttaactcTCCATCTTTTTAAG GTTAATCATATTAAGGAATCATATGGAATAAAACTCGAGAGTAAAGATATTGGTTCTATTGTCTATTCTGCAGACACAAGACCATGTGATAACGTCAAAAGATTTGCAAAGGATTGTAACATTTTAATACATGAag cTACATTTGATGATGAACTGTTGGTCGAAGCCATCAACAAA